In Panthera uncia isolate 11264 chromosome B4, Puncia_PCG_1.0, whole genome shotgun sequence, one genomic interval encodes:
- the LOC125919175 gene encoding olfactory receptor 9K2-like, whose protein sequence is MGGKGGDNHSEVTDFILVGFRVCPELHSLLFLLFLIVYGMVLLRNLSMTDIIVIDPRLNTPMYFFLGNLSITDLSYFTVIVPKAMVNILSHKKTISFAGCVTQLFLYAFFMVTEASALAAMAYDRFIAICNPLLYTVHVSRSLCIQLVVGSYLCGWVSSILQISVTFSMSFCASRVIDHFYCDSNPVEKISGSNIFMNKMVSFSLTVLIILPTIVVIVVSYMYIVSVALKMHSSEGRKRAFSTYSYHLGIISLL, encoded by the coding sequence ATGGGTGGTAAGGGAGGAGACAACCACTCAGAAGTGACTGACTTCATTCTTGTAGGCTTCAGGGTCTGTCCAGAGCTCCACAGTCTCCTTTTCCTACTATTCCTGATTGTTTATGGGATGGTCCTTCTGCGGAACCTGAGCATGACTGACATCATTGTGATTGATCCCCGGCTGAACACGCCAATGTATTTCTTCCTAGGCAATCTCTCCATCACTGACCTCTCCTACTTCACTGTTATTGTACCCAAAGCCATGGTCAACATCCTATCTCACAAAAAGACCATATCCTTTGCAGGTTGTGTGACTCAATtgtttctttatgcatttttcaTGGTCACCGAGGCCTCTGCCCTGGCAgccatggcctatgaccgcttcATCGCCATCTGCAATCCACTCCTTTACACTGTCCACGTGTCAAGAAGCCTCTGTATCCAGTTGGTGGTTGGTTCCTATCTCTGTGGCTGGGTCAGTTCCATCCTTCAAATCAGTGTAACATTCTCAATGTCTTTCTGTGCTTCCCGAGTCATTGATCACTTCTATTGTGATTCAAACCCAGTTGAGAAGATCTCCGGTTCCAATATCTTTATGAATAAGATGGTGTCATTCAGTCTGACTGTCCTCATTATTTTGCCCACAATAGTTGTTATTGTGGTATCTTACATGTATATTGTGTCTGTAGCTTTAAAGATGCACTCCagtgaagggaggaagagagcctTCTCCACTTACAGTTACCACCTGGGGATCATAAGTTTGCTCTGA